The Francisella salimarina nucleotide sequence TTGAGAAACTCCTTTAAAAGTAACTATAATCTTGTCTTTATCTATAAATTTGAAGTTTGTAAGACCATTGTATAAAAATTGTTTCCTAGCATCTTCTCTTGGTTGCAAATAAGAAATATTTTTTAAATTATCATCTGGATAATAAAGAGCTGTATTAGAAACTGTACCTGTTTCTAAATTATATTTTATTCCAGCTAAACCACTATCAGCCGTATACACAAACTCACCATTAGGGTCTATGGCACTCATAACAGCCCCAGAGTTTTTATGAATTTCTATTTGATTTTTAGGATTATCTTTATTTTCACTTTTAAATATTTCATTAATATCAAATATAAATAGAGAACCTCTCCCAGTAGCAGTAATTAACTTATTTTTATAAAAAGTAGGTACTAAGTTTGAATTCATAGCCATAAACTGGTTACCATACGAATATGTGTCACCTAGTTTATTATTATCTATTTTAGCAATATTCATATTGCCACCTCGTGTAGCAAAAGCATAAGTATTTAAATCTTTATTCACAGCTTGCATAACACTGTTTTTTTGCCCTGTAAAAGATTTAATAGTTTTTAGATTATCAGCATCTACAACATGGACAACATTATCATCAAAGGTTTGATATATGAAATCATGGGTATCATTAATAAAGTTAGCACTAAAGATATTAACTGTTTTATCATTTATCTTTTTAATAGTTTTTTTATTTAAGTTATATAAATAAACATTACCATC carries:
- a CDS encoding WD40 repeat domain-containing protein — encoded protein: MNIFKKIICILGLSATANLVVAMPTTLSVSTDGKYVVSANNDGNVYLYNLNKKTIKKINDKTVNIFSANFINDTHDFIYQTFDDNVVHVVDADNLKTIKSFTGQKNSVMQAVNKDLNTYAFATRGGNMNIAKIDNNKLGDTYSYGNQFMAMNSNLVPTFYKNKLITATGRGSLFIFDINEIFKSENKDNPKNQIEIHKNSGAVMSAIDPNGEFVYTADSGLAGIKYNLETGTVSNTALYYPDDNLKNISYLQPREDARKQFLYNGLTNFKFIDKDKIIVTFKGVSQPYLWAFTFDTNKLDWSNNTKWKRPVFFSKNYLPLVDNPLDYVTGNYTIGPRPNVDGYNTTFDTSVEAHKLVIGQANGNGIMVYNYNPSDETLKLDWVGEPPKVEEKKEESKGWFW